DNA sequence from the Leuconostoc lactis genome:
TAACGCCCCGCTAGCTGGTGTGATGTTCGTCCTTGAAGAAATCTATCACAGCATTTCACCGTTTGTTTGGGTAGGTGCTGTCACGGGGGCAACTGTATCGGACTTTGTCTCGACGGTGATGTTTGGGCAAACACCAGTCTTAGCTGTGGGGCATTTAACCGTCTTTCCGGTGAAGTTGTACGGTTTGCTCTTGGTATTTGGGCTGATGTTAGGGTTGTTTGGTTATATGTATCAACGTGTCCTACTGGCTAGCTTGTCTCTGTATGACAAATTACCACTGCCCAAGTATTTTTATGGGGTGATCCCATTTATTTTAGTGCTGCCAGTTGGCCTACTTTGGCCACACGTTTTGGGTGGTGGTAACGGCTTGATTTTATCGCTCAATAATACCCCAACTAGCGTTAAGCTAGTGCTAGGTCTATTGGCTGTGCGGTTTGTTTTTTCAATGGTGAGTTATGGTTCTGGACTGCCAGGTGGGATCTTTTTACCTATTCTCACGTTAGGAGCTTTGAGTGGGACCCTCATTGGCAATGTGTTCGTGACCTTGAACTGGATGCCAACGACTTATATTTTAAATTTTGTGGTGATTGGTATGGCAGGGTATTTTGCTTGTATTGGTAAAGCGCCGTTTACTGCGATCATTCTTGTTTTTGAAATGGTTGGAAGCGTCACGCATATTTTGCCATTGGCCTTTGTCAGTTTAGTGGCTTATTTAGTCGTCGATTTACTCAACGGTGCGCCAATTTACGAATCATTGTTGGCTAGATTATTACAGCAAAACCAGCAAAACAGCGCTTCATCTGAGATGACCACGCTTGAAATTCCCGTCTTAGCCGGCAGCATCATGGAAGATCAGCAAATACGCGACTTGCATTTAATGCCCAACAGTTTAATCACATTGGTAAAACGATCAGATAACTTGCTCATTCCAAAGGGTGACTTGGTTTTGCGCGCGGGCGACATCATTTACCTGCGGGCCAGTCAAGATGTGGCACAAGCCATTAAAAGACAATTACTAGCGACGGTGGCAGTGTAGTCAGATATGCTAACGAGTATAAAGTGATTTAAAATGGGCGTAATCTGTGTATAAAATGTGAGAAAATATAGTATAAGATTATTGTTGTTTTATTTTTCGGGAGAATTGAGGAGATGTGATGTTAAAAAAGTATAAATTATACAAATCCGGGAAAACGTTGGTGACGGGTATTTTTGTTGCTGGTGCCATCGCCTTAACTGGCGTGTCACAGGTACACGCTGACACGACTACGCAGAATAGTGCCGATCAGGTTGTGCAGACGGGGGTAGCAAATCCGCCCACGACAACGACTGATGCAACCGCAACCCAGCCAGTAGATACGCCCACGACAAAGCCAGTACCGGTGACAAGTACTACACCAGCAAGTTCTTCGGCAACATCGGCTAGTGCAGAAAGCCCAGTTAACGGCACTGACGCAACAACTAGCAACGTTAACGATGTATCTGTCCCACAGACAGCGTCTACGCCAAATACTACAAGTACAGCGCCACAAACGACTACTGCAAATACGGCTAGTG
Encoded proteins:
- a CDS encoding ClC family H(+)/Cl(-) exchange transporter, coding for MLNQKLQLNTSKLAIVGYGVLIGFLTGIVVSLFRLSIEKVLAYFQTLYLAVGRGELFSLVLIILLNAGCLIVAAWLLKQNPHISGSGIPQVEGVLTGEITDNWWATLWRKFTAGILAIGSGLMLGREGPSIQLGAAIGQGVAKYRHLSHNKAKSLIASGAAAGLSAAFNAPLAGVMFVLEEIYHSISPFVWVGAVTGATVSDFVSTVMFGQTPVLAVGHLTVFPVKLYGLLLVFGLMLGLFGYMYQRVLLASLSLYDKLPLPKYFYGVIPFILVLPVGLLWPHVLGGGNGLILSLNNTPTSVKLVLGLLAVRFVFSMVSYGSGLPGGIFLPILTLGALSGTLIGNVFVTLNWMPTTYILNFVVIGMAGYFACIGKAPFTAIILVFEMVGSVTHILPLAFVSLVAYLVVDLLNGAPIYESLLARLLQQNQQNSASSEMTTLEIPVLAGSIMEDQQIRDLHLMPNSLITLVKRSDNLLIPKGDLVLRAGDIIYLRASQDVAQAIKRQLLATVAV